A genome region from Populus alba chromosome 5, ASM523922v2, whole genome shotgun sequence includes the following:
- the LOC118029991 gene encoding probable NAD(P)H dehydrogenase (quinone) FQR1-like 2 has translation MGKGGGCVPSKKKQPPVSDDPVSSQEAAPIAVHDDETIDVATTSLEPRIPSKLKIFIVFYSMYGHVEGLAKRMKKGVDGVEGVEAFLYRVAETLSDDVLMKMKAPGKDVGIPEITAAELVNADGVLFGFPTRYGCMAAQMKSFFDSTGQLWKEQKLAGKPAGFFVSTGTQGGGQETTAWTAITQLTHHGMLFVPVGYTFGAGMFKMDTVRGGSPYGAGVYAGDGSREANETELALAEHQGKYMATIVKRLAQT, from the exons ATGGGAAAAGGAGGGGGATGCGTTCCGAGTAAGAAAAAACAACCGCCAGTCTCCGACGATCCCGTCTCCTCCCAGGAAGCCGCACCAATCGCTGTTCACGACGATGAAACTATTGATGTGGCAACTACGTCACTAGAGCCGAGAATTCCATCAAAGTTAAAAATCTTTATAGTGTTTTACTCCATGTATGGGCACGTGGAAGGATTGGCCAAGAGAATGAAGAAAGGAGTGGATGGAGTGGAAGGAGTTGAGGCTTTTTTATATCGGGTCGCGGAAACGTTGTCTGatgatgttttgatgaaaatgaaaGCTCCGGGGAAAGATGTTGGGATCCCGGAAATTACGGCGGCGGAATTGGTCAACGCGGATGGTGTTTTGTTTGGGTTTCCGACAAGGTATGGCTGCATGGCTGCGCAAATGAAATCGTTTTTCGATTCGACGGGGCAATTATGGAAGGAGCAGAAACTTGCCGGCAAACCTGCTGGGTTTTTTGTTAGTACCGGGACTCAAGGAGGAGGTCAAGAAACTACTGC ATGGACAGCAATTACCCAGTTGACCCACCATGGAATGTTATTTGTTCCTGTTGGATACACCTTTGGAGCTGGTATGTTTAAGATGGACACTGTTCGAGGGGGCTCTCCTTATGGTGCTGGAGTTTATGCCGGTGACGGCTCAAGAGAGGCAAATGAAACAGAGTTGGCGCTTGCTGAGCATCAGGGCAAGTA